Sequence from the Temnothorax longispinosus isolate EJ_2023e chromosome 6, Tlon_JGU_v1, whole genome shotgun sequence genome:
aatattttttcgtcagaattaaaaacagattttttatttaaacctgagtcaaaaaattttctcgtcAAGGATGTCGCGAGAGGCCGTCCACATTATtgcaactttttaatattatatttctaggAATACATTTATGTTTGAAACCTTCAAGTATTTACGAGTATTTCCGTGATGGAGTAGGCCGAGtcaacgtatatataaatgattaaagaCGGACTATTTGAATCTAAGATGAGAGTTCTTACGCGAGAATGTCGTGCGGGGTCataatttatcttcttttttaatccGGCCATAACTATGCATATTGTTCTTATCTTGAttgaatatattcatatattttctagGTTCTTACCTTGACGAATATTTATCCCGCGATATCTGGGATACCTTGTGCGTGGAGTGTCGGTGTAACAACCGGTTCAGTGGCTCCTTCGTCAttgtgtctctctctctttcgcgtaGCTTTCGAATGCGGCATTTAAACGCCGACTTTATGTACCTCCGTGACTCCTTCGGGCCTCGGCCGCGTCGAGACCGCGATATCGATTAAGTAGTCGGGGTTCACGCTCATGTCCAGTGTAAAATATTACCCCACAGCGTACCCCGAATGAACGTGGAAACTCCATTTGATTTGACCTTGATTAATGCACGTTCTTGCGATTTCTAATGTACGGCGCGCCGGCTTTCGTGTCGCTAATCGTTGTCGTTGTAATTCGCGTGTGCGTTTCCTCCGTTACTTTTCGAGCGAAACGCTCGGTAGTATCGCGCGGTGAGAGAGGTCATCAAACCTCCGCTCGATTATCTCCATACGTGGTTGTTCACCCGCGAATACACGTTGTTGTAATCATCTTTTGTTCGTAACAATATTGGAGAAATAATAACGAGAAATTAATGTTTTGCCTCGCCTTTGTTTTGCCTGTAATCATGTTTGAAATAGTAAATTAACTtgcttcaaataataatagattgaTTTGATTAATTGTACCAGAACGCATAAAgcataaaaatgaaatgtatGGCAATACAAAAGAACCTGCTAAATGTGACAATTGTTAAGCACCGGCGCGAAACAGATTGATggataagatatataataaaataaattatcaaggGAAACGAGAAGGCATTCTCTCTCCTTCGGATGAAACGATTAGCATAGCGTTCGAACGGCGTTAACGTAGCGTGAATCATTGCAGATACGTAACGATCCATGGCGTaacggaaggaaaaaaaacggaagaaaaaatttcgaattcaAATGCGCGTTCGAGCACACATACAAATTGCATCGCATTTGCGCTTCGATCGGCACTTATCTGATGACTCGCGGTCTTTTACAGAGGCCGGCTCCTTTCGTGACCGACATGCGTTCCCTCGTGCTTGGTCTAACACTAATCGTAAGCCTGCTAGTCGTTAGAAGAGTCTCTGGCCATGGAAGACTGATAGAGCCACCCTCGAGGGCCTCGATGTGGAGATACGGCTTCGACACACCTCACGATTACAACGACCACGAGTGCTATTGCGGCGGGTTCACCAGGCAGTGGCAACGGAACAAAGGGAAGTGCGGCATCTGCGGCGATCCCTGGGATTCTCCAACGGTGAGTCTTCCTGAAAAGAAGAATCATAAAACAGCACATAAAGTTTTCTTACATAAATCTGGCTCTAAAGTGATCTCTTCAGACCGTTGGTTGTCCGTGCAATTATAATTCAACACGCATCAGCAAATTCTATTCTATTCGTTTTGTAAAGACGAAAATCAAAATTGTAATCTGTTTAGTGCCCACGCGTGGTGCAAACGCGATCAAAGGTGGAGAGGTCTCATCATTATGTTTTAAGATGAGCTGTTTGTCACACAACACGGTCCGCATCGGCCTTGCCGAATAATAGGGATCTGAGAGATTTAATTGTTGATGACAATGGAAAGTCTGCGAAGGTAGTTATTCGCGAGTCAAAGATGATAATCCAGCTGGGCTACACGTATAATTACTTCCCGACGTTCCTCTTGCAACACCGACCACACACCATTACCCGCGATTCTTCGCTCCGTTGACCGTGCAGGAGTACCGCACAATACCGGCGTAATGTCGACACGTTTTCGAAAATTATGCAGAATGTGCGAATGTAGAAGGTCTGCCTGTCGACTGGATTCTTCTATCTAAAAATTAGAATGCCGAAATTTACAAAGGTGAAAAGGTCGCTTGTGAGTGAGAAAGCAATTATCAAGCTTGAGACAAATGTCAAGTCGATGGAACAAATAGCATGATTAACGCGAAATAATTACACGGTCGACTTGATGATTGTTAGCGTCTAATTGTCAATTTTCAACAGGGAAAACTTTCATCAGACGTTTCCGTTCGGAAGAAAGTGCTACCGGTGACTACGCTAACAATATTTTCGACGCTATTGTTCAGACATTTGTTCGTTTCTCCCTTTCTATCCCTAATGAAAGTGAGTTAAATGCTGCGAAGCGCGTTTTATTATTCTGAATTAAGCGACGCGCAATGACTCGTGACACGAGAGAAAGATGTAATTACTTTCCTCGctgtctaataataataatacgggCTACGCAACCGTGAATCGATTATCGATAAGTTGTTTGCCTTAAATGAATCACGCACTCGAGCACGCAATGAAATCACACATTCGGAAATGAAAGAGAAGCTAAAAGGTAGAATCTATTAGTTCTATAATTCTTCGTATTTCTTGTGtcgcataaattaaaattccataCAGATTTTTGTCTCGAATTCTGTGTATCATAGATCGTCGAAATGGAGCTTCAAGATAGGATAATGGACAAAATTCTGTTCCggatttaaatcattattggATTGCAGCATCCAAGATTGTAGACCTAGAATTTTGCTTTCACTTTGAATGCACATGGCagaattcatataaaattttcaaaaaagaaaaaagaaaaaggcgGTGATTACTAATCGCGCCTCTCATAACTTTCATGGTCCGGTCTCCTGTTTCTATAATCGGCCGGTCGCGTTTTCGTTGCGGGGCTTTTTATGCGGGACGCTTGGCCTTGATACGTACATCTGATATGGTACGGACGAAAGTAGCCCGAAACGGAAGTGAAATCcgttttcctctttctctctttcgtcaATATTCGCGTTATTCCCTTTCTCGtcacacacatatatgcaAATGGTGGTCTGAAAgagaaatattctaataacgtaatattagtaTACAAGAAAAAGACGTATTATGTAATGTAACAAGTATATAATACGGAAAAGGAACGTACAGtaaatattccattttatttttttcagccACGTGTTCACGAGACGGGCGGCAAGTATGGGAACGGCGTGATTGTCCGGCGTTATCGGACCGGATCGGTCATACCGGTCCGCGTGGAACTGACGGCGAACCATCACGGCTATTTCGAGTTCCGCACCTGCGCCATGACCTACCGTGACCGGGAGGTCACCCAGGAATGCCTGGACCAGCACCTGCTGCAGGCCGAGAACGGATCCACCCGTTATTACCCTGGCCCCGGAAACCGGGTCTTCGAGGGCTACTACAAATTACCGGAGGGTCTGACCTGCGCTCAATGCGTCTTCCAGTGGCGATACATCGCCGGGAATAACTGGGGCGACTGTGGCAACGGCACAGGTATGCCGATTCTCCGATATCAACCGCGGAATGTATTATGCGGCGGGTAAAACGTGGATACCATGGATTACCAAA
This genomic interval carries:
- the LOC139815506 gene encoding uncharacterized protein codes for the protein MRSLVLGLTLIVSLLVVRRVSGHGRLIEPPSRASMWRYGFDTPHDYNDHECYCGGFTRQWQRNKGKCGICGDPWDSPTPRVHETGGKYGNGVIVRRYRTGSVIPVRVELTANHHGYFEFRTCAMTYRDREVTQECLDQHLLQAENGSTRYYPGPGNRVFEGYYKLPEGLTCAQCVFQWRYIAGNNWGDCGNGTGAVGCGPQEEFRACADIVIGDNEATLPPRLPKQPTTSSTPTDRLPTDTSPLPKSGPYWLFSVVIAGTCLLVVLAAMALLYTYYYHAGRAKKWLMARRLLAQESPPVAPPRHKRHHHVSNTQLQL